The following coding sequences are from one Nonlabens arenilitoris window:
- the dinB gene encoding DNA polymerase IV: protein MSDKQIIHLDLDTFYVSVERKMDARLTNRPILVGGTSDRGVVAACSYETRGYGVHSGMSMKLAKQLCPEAVVIRGNAGIYSKHSDEVTEIIKQETPLFEKSSIDEFYADLSGTDRFYGCYKLATEIRKKIIKETGLPISFGLSANKVVSKIATGEAKPNNQLMISQGTEKLFIAPLSIKKIPQVGDKTYQTLRHLGIKRIGTIQEMPEEMMVNVLGKNGGIIWRRAQGIDNRPVVAFNERKSISTERTFDRDTIDIKKLKSILIAMTENLAFQLRRGDKLTGCINVKIKYSDFNTYTKQMRIPYCSADHILIPHILEIFEKLYNRRLLIRLIGIKFSHIVNGHYQINLFDDNETSMNLYKALDKIREKYGDRTVMRAAGMESKTIGRMLNPFNGLPPVVLAHRKQ, encoded by the coding sequence ATGAGCGATAAACAAATCATACATCTAGATCTAGATACGTTCTACGTATCTGTAGAAAGAAAGATGGATGCACGCCTTACTAATCGTCCTATATTAGTAGGTGGCACTAGTGACCGCGGTGTGGTGGCTGCCTGCAGTTATGAAACTAGAGGTTATGGAGTACATAGTGGAATGTCTATGAAACTAGCAAAACAGCTTTGCCCAGAAGCTGTGGTAATAAGAGGAAATGCTGGTATCTATTCAAAACACTCTGATGAAGTTACTGAGATTATCAAACAAGAAACACCTCTTTTTGAGAAATCGAGTATTGATGAATTCTATGCAGACCTGTCTGGAACAGATCGTTTCTATGGCTGTTATAAACTAGCCACAGAGATACGCAAGAAAATCATTAAAGAAACTGGATTACCTATATCATTTGGCTTGTCCGCTAATAAGGTAGTATCAAAAATCGCCACTGGCGAGGCAAAACCTAATAACCAGCTTATGATCTCTCAAGGGACAGAAAAGCTTTTTATAGCACCTCTTTCCATAAAAAAGATACCACAGGTAGGCGATAAAACGTATCAAACACTAAGACATCTAGGCATTAAACGCATTGGTACTATTCAAGAAATGCCTGAAGAAATGATGGTTAATGTACTAGGTAAAAATGGCGGTATAATATGGCGACGTGCACAAGGAATAGATAACAGACCGGTAGTTGCCTTTAATGAACGTAAATCTATAAGCACAGAGCGCACTTTTGACCGTGACACTATAGATATTAAAAAATTAAAATCAATTCTTATTGCCATGACAGAAAATCTAGCTTTTCAATTAAGACGTGGTGATAAGTTAACTGGCTGTATTAATGTTAAGATAAAATACTCTGACTTTAACACCTATACAAAACAAATGCGTATCCCGTATTGTAGCGCAGACCATATTTTAATTCCACACATCTTAGAAATCTTTGAAAAACTTTACAATCGTAGACTTTTGATAAGATTGATAGGGATAAAATTCTCGCACATAGTAAATGGACACTATCAGATTAATCTTTTTGACGATAATGAAACCTCTATGAACTTATATAAGGCATTAGATAAAATAAGGGAAAAATATGGCGATAGAACTGTTATGAGAGCCGCTGGAATGGAGTCAAAAACCATAGGTAGAATGTTAAACCCATTTAATGGATTACCACCTGTAGTCCTAGCACATCGCAAACAGTAA